TATATGTCTGGAGTAGAGGTGATTAATGGATTTAAATGAATCAAATTTAGAGTACACGAACCTGGTATCTTCGTTGTCTTTACACACTCACCTAGACCCAGAAGTTTCTGTAAGATGCAAAAACAGGATTTTTTAGGATTATATGCAGAAATATGATCACGATAGACATCAGATGCATTAAAGATTCAAATTAACACCTTGAGATTCTTGTAACACTTTTCCAAATCATCATTAACCAAAATATGATCAAAGAGTCCAGGTGAGTTTCCCTGTTCAAGCTCTGCCTTAGCGTTTCGCAGTCGCTTTTGGATCTGTTCTTCAGTCTCAGTTCCCCTGCACGCATAATTAGAAAGATTTTTCAGTACTATTACATGAAAGGTGACAagattcaatattttgaatcTAGCCCACCTTGAGCGAAGGCGTTTCTCAAGTTCCTCAAATGAGGGAGGACAGATAAAGATGAAAACGGCTTCAAGAGCACTAGCCCTCACAGATCTGGCCCCTTGAACGTCAATGTCAAGGATACATCTCTACATGAAACCATATAAAACCATTCTCAACTTGACGAAATAAAAAGATCATTCGGATGCATAAACACTCTGTCAATGGTATGGTTAAAGTTGTAATACACGACGTACAGATAAATGGTTTTCATGTTCTATCAAAGCAATAGCCACGGTAATGCACTAACAACAAAGGAAGCCATAGTTGAGTCATTTTAGCTAGATGAGTGAagtattcttgaaattctCACAATGCACGAATGTACATACCTTTCCTCGGTCAGTAACCACCTCAACAGCTTCTATACTGGTTCCATAAAGATTTCCATGAACTGCTGCAAACTCAAGGAATTTCTCGTCCTTTATGTCTTTCTCCATGACACTCCGTTCAGTGAAATGGTAGTGAACACCGTTCTGTTCATTGTTCCTTGGAGCACGGGTTGTGTGGCTCACTGAAAATCCAAACATTGATGGGAATTCTTCCATCAGTTTGGAAATCAGGGTACCCTTACCAACTCCAGAAGGACCACTTATGACGATAGGTTTTTCAGATTCGCCAATCACTCCTTTACTCCAGGCAACCACTTCAGTCCCGAATCTCGTCTTCTGCTCCCTAACAAATGCAGTATTGACCTGAAATATGATAAGAAGGAGCGGAAATTGAGGAATAAACCGATCAATACATAAGATATGAACAACAGACTCGCTGTGTGCGGGACAAAGATCAAGAGACATAAAAGCGCCAACCTCTAAAAACCAGAAGCAATCATCAGAGGTCGAGTTCCCCTTAATAACCAAAATCCGATCTTCATCTAAAGCTATAGCTGAGTGGCCCCCCAAAGGCTTTGGTTTTGTTCCCAAAACAGTAGGGATCACCCTATAAGACAAGTAAACTCAGTTATCTCAACTATGAGCTGAAGGACAACTGCACCAATATCATGAAGCAAAGTCTAAGCTAAAAGACTCACCATTTGCTCGTAGATTTATCGAAAATCCTAACCCCAATTGTGCAAGCAGATTCTTTTTCCGTTGCACCAATGACATActgaatcaaattaaaaaaaggggGTAGAAGATTCATTCATAACCAAGCATGCTTCACCTTATGGAGGAACAAAAGAACACATTGAAGAAGAATATTTATGCAGTATATCGGAACATCATACTGTTTTATTGCAGCCGATATTGACAGCCGTTTCACAGCCCTTAGACTTCAAAAGAAGCCCATTCGGGAAATCGCCCTGGAGATCATCTTCAAAGAAAGCTGGAGCTTCCCCCTATCACATCATAGCCAACAAAACAAAGCTCAGAACATAGATTTTGATCCTTCAAGAACATTTCGCGAATCGATCTtatcttcttcctttttccagACAATTAACAACAAAAGA
This Sesamum indicum cultivar Zhongzhi No. 13 linkage group LG5, S_indicum_v1.0, whole genome shotgun sequence DNA region includes the following protein-coding sequences:
- the LOC105162536 gene encoding guanylate kinase 2-like, producing MGEAPAFFEDDLQGDFPNGLLLKSKGCETAVNIGCNKTYVIGATEKESACTIGVRIFDKSTSKWVIPTVLGTKPKPLGGHSAIALDEDRILVIKGNSTSDDCFWFLEVNTAFVREQKTRFGTEVVAWSKGVIGESEKPIVISGPSGVGKGTLISKLMEEFPSMFGFSVSHTTRAPRNNEQNGVHYHFTERSVMEKDIKDEKFLEFAAVHGNLYGTSIEAVEVVTDRGKRCILDIDVQGARSVRASALEAVFIFICPPSFEELEKRLRSRGTETEEQIQKRLRNAKAELEQGNSPGLFDHILVNDDLEKCYKNLKKLLGLGECVKTTKIPVPKLVHIPLEHTVSKIDQKILINCTAPKQEKSAPNMFMLDLSSTKGGAPGRTRGLSIYAVEPSTNGVIGSEVLS